One Synechococcus sp. CC9605 genomic window carries:
- a CDS encoding GuaB3 family IMP dehydrogenase-related protein → MDIQLGRSKTVRRAYGIDEIALVPGGRTVDPEVTDTSWTLGGIEREIPIIASAMDGVVDVGMAVRLSQLGALGVLNLEGVQTRYEDPNHVLDRIAAVGKDEFVPLMQEIYSQPVQEALIRKRIQDIGAQGGIAAVSGTPVAAMRFGKAIAEAGADLFFVQATVVSTDHTGPAGQETLDLEALCRDMGVPVVIGNCVTYDVALQLMRAGAAGVMVGIGPGAACTSRGVLGVGIPQATAVADCAAARADYEKESGRYVPIVADGGIVTGGGICKCIACGADAVMIGSPIARAEEAPGRGFHWGMATPSPVLPRGTRINVGNTGSIERILRGPAKLDDGTHNLLGCLKTSMGTLGAQTIKEMQQVEVVVAPSLLTEGKVYQKAQHLGMGK, encoded by the coding sequence GTGGACATTCAGCTCGGACGCTCCAAGACCGTTCGCCGGGCCTACGGAATCGATGAAATCGCTCTGGTGCCTGGGGGTCGCACGGTGGACCCCGAGGTCACCGATACCAGTTGGACCCTGGGGGGAATCGAGCGCGAAATTCCGATCATCGCCAGCGCCATGGACGGCGTGGTGGACGTGGGAATGGCCGTTCGCCTGTCCCAACTGGGCGCCCTCGGCGTGTTGAACCTTGAGGGTGTTCAAACCCGCTACGAAGACCCCAACCACGTGCTGGATCGCATCGCCGCCGTGGGCAAGGACGAATTCGTCCCTCTGATGCAGGAGATCTACAGCCAGCCGGTTCAAGAGGCACTGATTCGTAAACGCATCCAGGACATCGGGGCTCAGGGCGGCATCGCTGCCGTCAGCGGTACTCCTGTGGCCGCCATGCGTTTCGGCAAGGCCATCGCCGAAGCCGGAGCCGATCTGTTCTTCGTGCAAGCCACCGTGGTCTCGACGGATCACACCGGTCCTGCAGGCCAGGAGACCCTGGATCTCGAAGCCCTGTGCCGCGACATGGGCGTTCCCGTGGTGATCGGCAACTGCGTCACCTACGACGTGGCCCTGCAGCTGATGCGGGCTGGCGCCGCCGGCGTGATGGTGGGCATCGGCCCCGGTGCCGCCTGCACCTCCCGCGGCGTTCTCGGCGTGGGCATTCCCCAGGCCACCGCAGTGGCCGACTGCGCCGCCGCCCGGGCCGACTATGAAAAGGAAAGCGGTCGCTACGTGCCGATCGTTGCCGACGGTGGCATCGTCACCGGCGGTGGCATCTGCAAGTGCATCGCCTGTGGCGCCGACGCCGTGATGATCGGCTCCCCCATCGCCCGTGCTGAAGAAGCTCCCGGCCGGGGCTTCCACTGGGGCATGGCCACCCCAAGTCCGGTGCTACCCCGCGGCACCCGCATCAATGTGGGCAACACCGGCAGCATCGAACGCATCCTGCGCGGCCCGGCCAAGTTGGACGACGGCACCCACAACCTGCTGGGCTGCCTGAAGACATCGATGGGCACCCTGGGCGCCCAAACCATCAAGGAAATGCAGCAGGTGGAGGTGGTCGTGGCACCCTCGCTGCTGACGGAAGGCAAGGTCTACCAAAAGGCCCAGCACCTCGGGATGGGCAAATAA
- the gyrA gene encoding DNA gyrase subunit A: MTDSVGPGSGGPGDSDDRIIQTDLRNEMSRSYLEYAMSVIVGRALPDARDGLKPVHRRILYAMYELGLTSDRPYRKCARVVGEVLGKYHPHGDTAVYDALVRMAQDFSMSMPLIDGHGNFGSVDNDPPAAMRYTESRLRALTTDSLLEDIEAETVDFADNFDGSQQEPTVLPARIPQLLLNGSAGIAVGMATNIPPHNLNELIDGLQALIANPEITDQELIQLIPGPDFPTGGQILGREGIRETYLGGRGSVTMRGVANIETIEAPGRPDRDAVIITELPYQTNKAALIERIAELVNDKKLEGISDIRDESDRDGMRIVVELRRDAYPQVVLNNLFKLTPLQSNFSAYMLALVNGEPILLTLRKMLEVFLDFRVETIERRTRYLLRKAEERDHILLGLLLALDQLDPIIALIRAAPDTATARQQLQDRHGLSDIQADAILQMQLRRLTALEADKIRLEHEDLVTKIADYKDILGRRERVFGIIQSELAQLQERYPTPRRTEILDLGGGLSDIDLIANERSVVLLTETGYLKRMPVSEFEATSRGTRGKAGTRSQGEDAVKLFISCNDHDTLVLFSDRGVSYALPAYRVPQCSRAAKGTPVVQLLPIPREEAITTLIPVSEFSDDTDLVMLTRGGFIKRTRLSAFSNIRSNGLIAINLEEGDALTWVRLAVPGDSVLIGSKAGMTIHFRLSDEELRPLGRTARGVRSMNLRDADALVSMDVLPVELADQVAASADDEDDAASEGPWVLVASASGLGKRVPVTQFRLQKRAGMGLRAMKFRTDADELVGLSVLGAGEELLLVSEKGVIVRTSADAIPQQSRAATGVRLQKLDKGDRLLKVVLVPPEAEDDSADDTESNDTEAVVQDS, from the coding sequence ATGACGGATTCTGTGGGGCCTGGCAGCGGCGGTCCCGGCGATTCCGACGATCGGATCATTCAGACGGACCTGCGCAATGAGATGTCGCGCTCCTATTTGGAGTACGCGATGAGCGTGATCGTGGGTCGGGCCCTGCCCGATGCCCGCGACGGCCTCAAGCCGGTGCATCGCCGGATCCTGTATGCGATGTACGAGCTGGGCCTCACCAGCGACAGGCCCTACCGCAAGTGCGCCCGTGTGGTGGGCGAAGTGCTCGGCAAATATCACCCCCACGGCGACACCGCTGTGTACGACGCCCTGGTGCGCATGGCCCAGGACTTCTCCATGTCGATGCCCCTGATCGATGGGCACGGCAATTTCGGTTCGGTGGACAACGACCCACCGGCGGCCATGCGATACACCGAATCGCGGTTGCGGGCGCTCACCACCGACAGCCTCCTGGAGGACATCGAGGCGGAGACCGTTGATTTCGCCGACAACTTTGATGGCTCCCAGCAGGAGCCCACGGTGCTGCCGGCGCGGATTCCGCAGCTGCTGCTGAATGGTTCGGCGGGCATCGCCGTGGGGATGGCGACGAACATCCCTCCCCACAACCTCAATGAACTGATCGACGGGTTGCAGGCGTTGATCGCCAATCCAGAGATCACCGATCAGGAGTTGATCCAGCTGATCCCCGGCCCAGACTTCCCCACCGGCGGTCAGATCCTGGGGCGCGAAGGCATCCGTGAGACCTACCTGGGTGGCCGCGGCTCGGTGACGATGCGCGGCGTGGCCAACATCGAAACGATCGAGGCCCCGGGGCGGCCCGATCGCGATGCAGTCATCATCACCGAGTTGCCGTATCAAACCAACAAAGCGGCGCTGATTGAGCGCATCGCTGAGTTGGTGAACGACAAGAAGCTCGAGGGCATCTCCGACATCCGCGACGAGAGCGACCGCGACGGCATGCGGATTGTGGTGGAGCTGCGCCGCGACGCCTACCCGCAGGTGGTGCTGAACAACCTGTTCAAGCTCACTCCGCTGCAGAGCAACTTCAGTGCCTACATGCTGGCGCTGGTGAACGGTGAGCCGATCCTGCTCACCCTGCGCAAGATGCTCGAGGTGTTCCTCGACTTCCGGGTCGAGACGATCGAGCGCCGAACCCGCTACCTGCTGCGCAAGGCCGAGGAGCGCGACCACATCCTGCTGGGCCTGCTGCTGGCCCTTGATCAGCTCGATCCAATCATTGCCTTGATCCGGGCTGCCCCCGATACGGCCACGGCACGGCAACAGCTGCAAGATCGCCATGGCCTGTCCGACATCCAGGCCGACGCCATCCTGCAGATGCAGCTGCGTCGTCTCACCGCTCTTGAGGCCGACAAGATCCGGCTCGAGCACGAGGACCTGGTTACCAAGATTGCCGACTACAAGGACATCCTTGGCCGGCGTGAGCGGGTCTTCGGAATCATCCAGAGCGAGCTCGCTCAGCTGCAGGAGCGCTACCCGACGCCGCGCCGCACCGAAATCCTCGACCTCGGCGGTGGCCTGTCCGACATCGACCTGATCGCCAACGAGCGGTCGGTGGTGCTGCTCACCGAGACCGGCTATCTCAAGCGGATGCCGGTGAGTGAATTTGAAGCCACCAGCCGCGGCACCCGCGGCAAGGCGGGCACCCGTAGCCAGGGTGAAGATGCGGTGAAGCTGTTCATCAGCTGCAACGACCACGACACGCTGGTGCTGTTCAGCGACCGTGGTGTGTCGTATGCCCTGCCTGCTTACCGCGTGCCCCAGTGCAGCCGTGCGGCCAAGGGAACGCCGGTGGTGCAGCTGTTGCCGATCCCCCGGGAAGAAGCGATCACCACATTGATTCCGGTGTCGGAGTTCAGCGACGACACCGACCTGGTGATGCTCACCCGAGGTGGCTTCATCAAGCGCACCCGCCTTTCGGCCTTCAGCAACATCCGCTCCAATGGTCTGATCGCCATCAACCTGGAGGAAGGCGATGCCCTCACCTGGGTGCGCCTTGCCGTGCCCGGCGACAGCGTCTTGATCGGCTCCAAAGCCGGGATGACCATCCACTTCCGCCTCAGTGATGAGGAGTTGCGGCCTTTGGGGCGCACGGCCCGCGGCGTGCGTTCGATGAACCTGCGCGATGCCGATGCCCTGGTGAGCATGGATGTGCTGCCGGTGGAACTCGCCGATCAGGTGGCCGCCAGCGCAGACGATGAAGACGATGCCGCCAGCGAGGGCCCCTGGGTGCTGGTGGCGTCGGCCTCAGGTCTGGGCAAGCGGGTTCCGGTGACACAATTCCGCCTGCAGAAACGGGCTGGCATGGGCCTGCGGGCGATGAAGTTCCGCACCGACGCCGACGAGCTGGTGGGGCTAAGTGTGCTCGGTGCCGGTGAAGAGTTGCTGCTGGTGAGCGAGAAGGGGGTGATCGTGCGCACCAGCGCCGATGCCATCCCTCAGCAATCCCGGGCTGCCACAGGGGTGCGTCTGCAGAAGCTCGACAAGGGCGACCGGCTGCTGAAGGTGGTACTGGTGCCGCCGGAAGCGGAGGACGACTCTGCTGACGACACCGAGTCCAACGACACTGAAGCGGTCGTGCAGGACAGCTGA
- a CDS encoding Nif11-like leader peptide family RiPP precursor, which produces MALEDLDRFLTLRDSDPDLAEALAQPMDLERFLGLAAEHGFALTEADVFAAQQREHLVRTAAELQQDQAAESRRLRNFIHG; this is translated from the coding sequence ATGGCTCTTGAGGATCTGGATCGGTTTCTGACGCTTCGCGACAGCGACCCTGATCTGGCCGAGGCCCTTGCGCAGCCCATGGATCTTGAGCGGTTTCTCGGGCTTGCTGCTGAGCATGGCTTTGCCTTGACTGAGGCGGATGTCTTCGCGGCACAGCAGCGTGAACACCTCGTGCGAACGGCGGCTGAGCTTCAGCAGGATCAAGCCGCCGAATCACGGCGCCTGCGCAATTTCATCCACGGCTGA
- the crtL gene encoding lycopene beta cyclase, producing the protein MAEPVDVLVLGGGPAALCIASELNQRSVAVAGIAPDPVDDPWPNTYGIWADELKAVGLEQLLEHRWGDTVSYFGEGGSTAQDQSHAHGIDYGLFDRAALQRYWLEQAEGVVWHQDTAERVELNGATTNVCCASGTTMQARLVIDASGSRTSHIRRPDQGPVAGQAAYGVVGRFSKPPIEPGRFVLMDYRCDHLSEEQRSEPLTFLYAMDLGDGVFFVEETSLALAPSVPYEVLKQRLQQRLDLRGVQITEVIHEEFCLFPMNLPLPDRNQPVLAFGGAASMVHPASGYMVGSLLRRGPHLADAVAEALANPALGSAVLAQRGWQALWPIELVLRHQLYQFGLGRLMGFNEALLRTHFATFFSLPREEWFGFLTNTLPLPRLMGVMLRLFALSPWELRRGLVLGAAQDQAPRF; encoded by the coding sequence TTGGCTGAGCCGGTGGATGTGCTTGTGCTGGGGGGTGGTCCTGCTGCCCTCTGCATCGCTTCGGAACTGAACCAACGGAGTGTGGCTGTTGCTGGCATCGCCCCGGATCCGGTCGACGATCCCTGGCCAAACACCTACGGCATTTGGGCCGATGAACTCAAGGCGGTGGGACTTGAGCAGCTGTTGGAGCACCGCTGGGGCGACACCGTAAGTTATTTCGGCGAAGGCGGTTCAACGGCTCAGGATCAGAGCCATGCCCATGGGATCGACTACGGCCTGTTCGATCGGGCGGCATTGCAGCGCTACTGGCTGGAGCAGGCTGAGGGTGTGGTCTGGCATCAAGACACCGCTGAACGGGTGGAGCTGAATGGTGCAACCACCAACGTGTGCTGCGCATCGGGAACCACCATGCAGGCGCGCTTGGTGATCGATGCCTCCGGTTCACGCACGTCTCACATTCGCCGCCCCGATCAGGGGCCGGTGGCAGGCCAGGCTGCCTACGGCGTGGTGGGGCGTTTCTCCAAACCGCCGATTGAGCCAGGCCGGTTTGTGTTGATGGACTACCGCTGCGATCACCTCAGTGAGGAGCAGCGCAGTGAACCACTCACGTTTTTGTATGCGATGGATCTGGGCGATGGGGTGTTCTTCGTGGAGGAAACCTCGCTCGCCTTGGCGCCAAGTGTTCCCTACGAAGTGCTCAAGCAACGGCTCCAGCAGCGCTTGGATCTGCGCGGCGTGCAGATCACCGAGGTGATCCACGAAGAGTTCTGCCTCTTCCCGATGAACCTGCCGCTGCCGGATCGCAATCAGCCGGTGCTGGCCTTTGGGGGCGCCGCGAGCATGGTGCATCCGGCCTCGGGCTACATGGTGGGATCGCTGCTGCGGAGGGGGCCTCATCTGGCTGATGCTGTTGCCGAAGCCCTCGCCAATCCAGCCCTTGGTTCAGCCGTCTTGGCGCAACGGGGTTGGCAGGCGCTCTGGCCGATCGAGTTGGTGCTGCGCCATCAGCTCTATCAATTCGGCTTGGGCCGTTTGATGGGCTTCAACGAAGCGTTGCTGCGCACCCACTTCGCCACCTTCTTCTCACTGCCTCGAGAGGAGTGGTTTGGCTTCCTCACCAACACACTGCCGCTGCCTCGGCTGATGGGCGTGATGCTGAGATTGTTTGCTTTATCCCCTTGGGAATTACGGCGTGGGTTGGTGTTGGGGGCGGCTCAGGATCAAGCCCCTCGGTTTTGA
- a CDS encoding carbohydrate ABC transporter permease, with amino-acid sequence MRTSTVRAIQLVLLIFLALLVLTPLLWLVSTSLKGPAEDIFSSPPALLPAQPSFDAYVRLFQDNPLTTYLFNSTVVSGLAVLANLLFCSLAAYPLARLRFAGRGLVLGLVVATILIPFQVVMIPLYLLMVQLGLRNTLLALVIPQAATAFGLYLLRQSFLGVPKELEEAARIDGCSRLGEWWNVMIPAAKADLITLAMFVFIGTWSDFLWPLVILDDPALYTLPLGLQQLSSSFSLDWRIVAAGSVVSILPVLVLFVLLQRFILPNASGDAVKG; translated from the coding sequence ATGCGCACCTCAACCGTCCGGGCCATTCAGCTGGTGCTGCTGATTTTTCTGGCGCTGCTGGTGCTCACGCCGTTGCTCTGGTTGGTGAGCACCTCGCTCAAGGGTCCTGCGGAAGACATCTTCAGCAGTCCACCGGCGTTGCTGCCTGCCCAGCCCAGCTTCGATGCCTACGTGCGGCTGTTTCAGGACAATCCACTCACCACGTATCTGTTCAACAGCACCGTGGTGAGTGGCCTGGCGGTGCTCGCCAACCTGCTGTTCTGTTCCCTGGCTGCCTACCCCCTGGCCCGGCTGCGCTTCGCCGGCCGGGGCCTTGTGCTGGGGCTGGTGGTGGCCACGATCCTAATCCCCTTTCAGGTGGTGATGATCCCGCTGTATCTGCTGATGGTGCAGCTGGGTCTGCGCAACACCCTGCTGGCCCTGGTGATTCCGCAGGCGGCCACCGCTTTTGGTCTCTACCTGTTGCGCCAGAGCTTCCTTGGCGTTCCCAAAGAGCTGGAGGAGGCGGCACGGATCGATGGCTGCAGCCGCCTGGGGGAATGGTGGAACGTGATGATCCCCGCCGCCAAAGCCGATCTCATCACCCTGGCGATGTTCGTGTTCATCGGCACTTGGAGTGACTTCCTCTGGCCGCTGGTGATCCTCGACGACCCAGCCCTCTACACCTTGCCTCTGGGTCTGCAGCAGCTCTCCAGCAGCTTTTCGCTGGATTGGCGGATTGTTGCCGCCGGCTCGGTAGTCTCAATCCTGCCGGTGTTGGTCTTGTTCGTGCTGTTGCAGCGCTTCATCCTGCCCAACGCCAGCGGGGACGCGGTGAAGGGATGA
- a CDS encoding 2-isopropylmalate synthase, whose amino-acid sequence MAKDPGRVLIFDTTLRDGEQSPGASLNLEEKLAIAQQLARLGVDVIEAGFPFASPGDFAAVQRIAQQVGGDNGPIICGLARASRADIKACADAVAPAPRRRIHTFIATSDIHLEHKLRKSRGDVLGIVPEMVSYARSLVEDVEFSCEDAGRSDPEFLYEVIEAAIAAGATTINIPDTVGYTTPSEFGALIAGINQHVPNIGEAVISVHGHNDLGLAVANFLEAVKNGARQLECTINGIGERAGNASLEELVMALHVRRRYYNPFFGREEDSPTPLTAVRTEEITKTSRLVSNLTGMVVQPNKAIVGANAFAHESGIHQDGVLKNRLTYEIIDAQTVGLSDNRISLGKLSGRSAVRARLEELGYDLTREDLDEAFARFKELADRKREITDRDLEAIVSEQVQQPEARFQLKLVQVSCGSSLRPTATVTLLDEEGSETTGSAVGTGPVDAVCRALNDLAGVPNELIEFSVKSVTEGIDAMGDVTIRLRRNGALYSGHAADTDVVVAAGMAFVNALNRLVAGEERQSLHPQKDPVVLESRPTL is encoded by the coding sequence ATGGCCAAGGACCCCGGTCGCGTCCTGATTTTTGACACCACCCTGCGGGATGGTGAGCAGTCGCCCGGGGCGAGCCTCAACCTGGAGGAAAAACTGGCCATCGCCCAGCAGCTGGCTCGGCTCGGCGTTGATGTGATTGAGGCGGGATTCCCCTTCGCCAGTCCCGGGGATTTCGCCGCCGTGCAGCGGATCGCCCAGCAGGTGGGTGGCGACAACGGCCCGATCATCTGCGGCCTGGCCCGTGCCTCAAGGGCCGACATCAAAGCCTGCGCTGATGCCGTGGCCCCGGCACCGCGGCGCCGCATTCACACCTTCATCGCCACCAGCGACATCCACCTCGAGCACAAGCTGCGCAAGAGCCGCGGCGACGTGCTCGGCATCGTTCCCGAGATGGTGAGCTACGCCCGTTCTCTGGTGGAAGACGTTGAGTTCTCCTGTGAAGACGCCGGCCGCAGCGACCCGGAGTTCCTTTATGAGGTGATTGAGGCGGCGATTGCTGCCGGCGCCACCACGATCAACATTCCCGACACCGTCGGCTACACGACACCGTCGGAGTTCGGCGCGCTGATCGCAGGCATCAATCAGCACGTGCCCAACATCGGCGAGGCGGTGATATCGGTGCACGGCCACAACGATCTCGGCCTGGCCGTGGCGAACTTCCTGGAGGCGGTCAAGAACGGTGCTCGTCAGCTCGAATGCACGATCAATGGCATCGGCGAACGGGCCGGCAATGCCTCGCTCGAGGAGTTGGTGATGGCGCTGCATGTGCGGCGGCGTTACTACAACCCCTTCTTTGGCCGGGAGGAAGACAGCCCCACGCCGCTCACTGCCGTGCGCACTGAAGAGATCACCAAGACCTCACGGCTGGTGTCCAACCTTACCGGCATGGTGGTGCAGCCCAACAAGGCCATCGTTGGTGCCAATGCCTTCGCCCATGAATCCGGCATCCACCAGGACGGCGTTCTCAAGAACCGGCTTACCTACGAAATCATTGATGCCCAGACCGTGGGCTTGTCCGACAACCGCATCTCCCTCGGCAAGCTGAGCGGCCGCAGTGCCGTTCGCGCCCGTCTGGAGGAACTGGGCTACGACCTCACCCGTGAGGATCTCGATGAGGCCTTCGCCCGCTTCAAGGAACTCGCCGACCGCAAGCGCGAGATCACTGACCGTGATCTGGAGGCGATCGTCAGCGAACAGGTGCAGCAGCCGGAAGCCCGCTTCCAGCTCAAGCTGGTGCAAGTGAGCTGCGGCAGCAGCCTGCGCCCCACCGCCACCGTCACCCTTTTGGATGAAGAGGGCAGTGAGACCACAGGCTCGGCGGTGGGCACCGGTCCGGTGGATGCCGTCTGCCGTGCCTTGAATGATCTGGCGGGTGTGCCCAATGAGTTGATCGAGTTCTCGGTCAAGTCGGTCACCGAGGGCATTGATGCCATGGGCGATGTGACCATCCGCCTGCGCCGCAATGGTGCGCTCTACTCCGGTCACGCAGCCGACACCGATGTGGTGGTGGCGGCGGGGATGGCCTTCGTGAATGCCCTCAATCGCCTGGTGGCTGGCGAGGAGCGCCAGTCATTGCATCCGCAGAAGGATCCTGTTGTTCTGGAGAGCCGACCGACGCTCTAG
- a CDS encoding glycoside hydrolase family 57 protein, which yields MTKGAVALVLHAHLPYVRSAQPGSLEEDWFFQALIECYLPLLETLELASADPKQSPKLTIGLSPTLISLLSDQDLKQRFPQWLKERLELLPKADPSLRAGAEHLAATIERHQLAWQSCDGDLIQRFAALQRQGVVDLLTCGATHGYLPLLRHHPEAVRGQLRTAVREHQRLVGERPLGIWLPECAYYEGLDRWMRDAGLRYAVLDGHGLLHGRPRPRYGVYAPICSRNGVAFFGRDSDATLPVWSAKDGYPGDPHYREFHRDLGWDLPIEELKPLGLDQPRPLGLKLHRVTDHSAPLDRKRPYEPGVAAERVKEHAADYLQGRRRQLDQLSAAMDVPPLLVAPFDAELFGHWWFEGPAFLSQLFQQAPQEGVNFTRLRDVLNSVGQLQLCDPSPSSWGQGGYHDYWLNDSNAWIIPEWEKASAAMVQRCSQGVGSEQAMQWLQQAARELLLAQSSDWSFILRAGTTTELARERVQRHLGRFWQLMEAIDGTAELPEGWLEEVQTDDRLFPMIQPLDWAPVQPAAQPSAPSA from the coding sequence GTGACCAAAGGCGCTGTCGCCCTGGTGTTGCATGCCCATCTGCCCTATGTGCGGTCGGCGCAACCGGGCTCCTTGGAAGAGGACTGGTTTTTCCAGGCCCTGATCGAGTGTTATCTACCGCTGCTGGAAACGCTGGAACTGGCCAGCGCCGACCCCAAGCAGAGTCCCAAACTCACGATCGGCCTGTCGCCGACGCTGATATCGCTGCTGAGCGATCAAGACCTCAAGCAGCGCTTTCCCCAGTGGCTGAAGGAACGGCTGGAGCTGCTGCCGAAGGCCGACCCATCCCTGCGCGCAGGCGCCGAGCACCTTGCGGCCACTATCGAGCGGCATCAGCTGGCCTGGCAGAGCTGCGACGGTGATCTAATCCAGCGCTTCGCGGCACTGCAGCGCCAGGGGGTGGTGGACCTGCTCACCTGCGGTGCCACCCACGGCTACCTGCCCCTGCTGCGCCATCACCCGGAGGCGGTGCGCGGACAACTGCGCACGGCGGTGCGGGAGCACCAGCGCCTGGTAGGCGAACGACCCTTAGGGATCTGGTTGCCGGAATGCGCCTATTACGAGGGGCTCGACCGCTGGATGCGCGATGCAGGACTGCGCTACGCCGTGCTGGATGGCCATGGCTTGCTGCACGGCCGGCCCAGGCCCCGCTATGGGGTGTACGCGCCGATCTGCAGCCGCAATGGAGTGGCCTTCTTCGGGCGCGACAGTGACGCCACACTGCCGGTGTGGTCGGCCAAGGATGGCTATCCCGGCGATCCCCACTACCGGGAGTTCCACCGTGATCTGGGCTGGGACCTGCCGATCGAAGAGCTCAAACCCCTGGGACTCGACCAGCCGCGCCCCCTTGGCCTGAAGCTGCATCGGGTGACCGATCACAGCGCACCGTTGGACCGCAAACGCCCCTATGAGCCGGGGGTGGCTGCTGAACGGGTGAAAGAGCATGCCGCCGACTACCTGCAGGGCCGCCGGCGGCAGTTGGATCAGCTCAGCGCTGCCATGGACGTTCCCCCTCTGCTGGTGGCCCCCTTCGATGCCGAACTCTTCGGCCACTGGTGGTTTGAAGGGCCGGCCTTTCTCAGCCAGCTGTTCCAGCAGGCACCTCAGGAGGGGGTGAACTTCACCCGGCTGCGCGATGTGCTCAACAGCGTTGGCCAGCTTCAGCTCTGCGATCCCTCCCCCTCCAGCTGGGGGCAAGGGGGCTATCACGACTACTGGCTGAACGACAGCAACGCCTGGATCATCCCGGAATGGGAAAAGGCCAGTGCCGCGATGGTGCAGCGCTGCAGCCAAGGCGTGGGCAGCGAGCAGGCGATGCAGTGGCTGCAGCAGGCGGCACGGGAGCTGTTGCTGGCGCAGTCGTCGGATTGGAGTTTCATCCTCCGGGCCGGCACCACCACCGAACTGGCCCGAGAACGGGTGCAACGCCACCTGGGCCGCTTCTGGCAACTGATGGAGGCGATCGACGGCACGGCCGAGTTACCGGAGGGCTGGCTCGAGGAGGTGCAGACGGACGACCGCCTTTTCCCCATGATTCAGCCGCTGGACTGGGCTCCGGTCCAGCCCGCGGCACAGCCTTCTGCGCCCAGCGCATAA
- a CDS encoding RluA family pseudouridine synthase, translating into MAVDKPAGLLSQPGLGPEQSDSVITRLQQQDQRLRLVHRLDRDTSGVLLLARSADALRRLSALFAERRINKLYQAVVEGELHGCGCIASPLARLSRQPPRYGSHPKGRLAQTIWRVRTVGARSTRLWLRPLTGRSHQLRAHLAELGHPIVGDPIYGDAGRSCRLHLHAQSLSFCHPFTQQRVRLIAQEVPFATEC; encoded by the coding sequence ATGGCGGTCGACAAGCCTGCCGGCCTGCTGAGCCAACCGGGCCTGGGGCCCGAGCAAAGCGATTCCGTGATCACCCGCTTGCAGCAACAGGATCAACGCCTGCGCCTGGTTCACCGTCTGGACCGCGACACCTCGGGGGTGCTGCTCTTGGCCCGAAGTGCTGACGCCCTGCGGCGGCTCAGTGCCCTGTTTGCTGAACGGCGGATCAACAAGCTCTACCAGGCAGTTGTGGAGGGGGAGCTCCACGGCTGCGGTTGCATCGCCAGTCCCCTGGCGCGTCTGTCGCGCCAACCGCCGCGCTACGGCAGCCACCCCAAGGGGCGTCTGGCCCAGACGATCTGGAGAGTCCGCACCGTTGGTGCCCGCAGCACGCGGCTCTGGTTGCGTCCGCTCACGGGGCGCTCCCATCAGCTGCGGGCCCACCTGGCTGAATTGGGCCATCCCATCGTGGGCGATCCCATCTACGGAGATGCCGGCCGGTCCTGCCGCTTGCATCTGCATGCCCAGTCCCTGAGCTTTTGCCATCCCTTCACCCAGCAACGCGTCCGTCTGATCGCGCAGGAGGTTCCCTTTGCAACTGAGTGCTGA
- a CDS encoding CAAD domain-containing protein: protein MGPVDEPRPEAETPGGDPTPTPEPTPAPTPEPEPTPSPTPAPTPAPTPAPTPAPTPDPVIASTVSIPAQESADEDGGEWELLVGKVKDWLEQNDLAELWTKAQLPLRLVGGLIVFSLVATVYSGLLSTINSIPLVPGLLELAGVIWLVNFALRNLIRNSDRNKFIQSARSTWTRVTGRSS, encoded by the coding sequence ATGGGTCCTGTCGATGAGCCGCGCCCTGAAGCCGAAACCCCAGGCGGCGACCCCACCCCCACACCGGAGCCCACGCCCGCACCAACCCCGGAACCTGAGCCGACTCCGTCCCCAACACCTGCGCCCACTCCAGCGCCAACTCCGGCACCGACCCCCGCTCCAACACCCGACCCGGTGATCGCCTCCACCGTGTCGATCCCTGCTCAGGAGAGCGCCGATGAAGACGGCGGTGAATGGGAGCTGCTGGTGGGCAAGGTGAAGGACTGGCTCGAGCAGAACGACCTGGCGGAGCTCTGGACCAAAGCCCAGCTGCCGCTGCGGCTGGTGGGCGGCCTTATCGTATTCAGCCTGGTGGCGACGGTGTACTCCGGTTTGCTCAGCACCATCAACAGCATCCCGCTGGTGCCTGGTCTGCTTGAGCTGGCTGGCGTGATCTGGCTGGTGAACTTCGCCCTGCGCAACCTGATCCGCAACAGCGATCGGAACAAGTTCATCCAAAGCGCCCGCTCCACCTGGACCCGCGTAACAGGCAGATCAAGCTGA
- a CDS encoding MTH1187 family thiamine-binding protein, with protein sequence MWVSVDLCVVPIGVGVSLSPYIAACERVIAATGLTHQLGPNGTAIEGPWDEVMDCVRACHAELHGMGAPRLYTTLKLSTRTDRQQSFTEKVASVEQLLGD encoded by the coding sequence ATGTGGGTCAGTGTTGACCTCTGCGTGGTGCCGATCGGTGTGGGCGTCAGCCTTTCGCCCTACATCGCCGCCTGTGAGCGGGTGATCGCTGCCACGGGCCTGACCCATCAGCTGGGGCCCAATGGCACGGCGATCGAAGGCCCATGGGACGAGGTCATGGACTGTGTGCGCGCTTGTCATGCCGAGTTGCACGGCATGGGGGCCCCGCGTCTCTACACAACGCTCAAGCTCAGCACCCGCACCGACCGGCAGCAGTCGTTCACTGAGAAGGTCGCCTCAGTGGAACAGCTTCTTGGCGACTGA